A single window of Archangium gephyra DNA harbors:
- a CDS encoding DMT family transporter, which yields MPSTPGASRARLLLAYTACFVFWGSTWSVVKVGLEDLPPLRFAGVRMLLAGLVLLPFSGLLRVRPGARTTGMLMGVGVLQIALPYGLLFVAQQWIPSSWSALLFSTYAVWLLLVGRLLLPDQPLSPLKLLSAGLGLAGIVALQYEHLHGVGLTGLVLAGCVLTLVATVSISLANVLVRRSLAHVPTSLSVCVQTLSSSVLLLAASAAFESHLPGHWTPRALLSITYLAVCATALTYQLLFWLLSRVPLAVIGVMPLLDTLVAVLLGVGMLGERVDASLLLGGALILSSAALANLPAAPPTRAPSAPSGPAEAPSDAEPLASAPRQVA from the coding sequence ATGCCGTCCACCCCCGGGGCCTCCCGCGCCCGCCTGCTGCTCGCCTACACCGCCTGCTTCGTCTTCTGGGGCTCCACCTGGTCCGTCGTGAAGGTGGGCCTCGAGGACCTGCCGCCCCTGCGCTTCGCCGGGGTGCGGATGCTGCTCGCCGGACTGGTGCTGCTGCCCTTCAGTGGCCTGCTCCGCGTCCGGCCCGGCGCGCGCACCACGGGGATGCTCATGGGCGTGGGCGTGCTGCAGATCGCCCTCCCCTATGGGCTGCTCTTCGTCGCCCAGCAGTGGATTCCCTCCAGCTGGTCCGCGCTCCTCTTCTCCACCTATGCCGTGTGGCTGCTGCTGGTGGGGCGCCTGCTGCTGCCGGATCAGCCGCTCTCTCCCCTCAAGCTGCTGTCCGCGGGGCTGGGGCTCGCCGGCATTGTCGCGCTCCAGTACGAGCACCTGCATGGCGTGGGCCTCACCGGCCTGGTGCTGGCCGGGTGCGTGCTCACGCTGGTGGCCACCGTCTCCATCTCCCTGGCCAACGTGCTCGTCCGCCGCTCGCTGGCGCACGTGCCCACCAGCCTCTCGGTGTGCGTGCAGACGCTGAGCAGCTCCGTGCTGCTGCTGGCCGCCTCGGCCGCCTTCGAGTCCCACCTGCCCGGCCACTGGACGCCCCGCGCCCTGCTCTCCATCACCTACCTGGCCGTGTGCGCCACCGCCCTCACCTACCAGCTCCTCTTCTGGCTCCTCTCGCGGGTGCCGCTGGCCGTCATCGGCGTCATGCCGCTGCTGGACACGCTGGTGGCCGTGTTGCTGGGCGTGGGGATGCTCGGCGAGCGCGTGGATGCCTCGCTGCTGCTGGGCGGCGCCCTCATCCTCTCCAGTGCGGCCCTCGCCAACCTCCCGGCCGCGCCTCCCACCCGGGCCCCCTCCGCCCCTTCCGGGCCCGCCGAGGCCCCCTCCGACGCCGAGCCCCTGGCGTCCGCCCCCCGGCAGGTGGCCTGA
- a CDS encoding phage holin family protein, with translation MESWKMPEKDLSTNELVRRAMSEARLLAKAELLHAKVELAQEVRAARASGVFVGGGAALALVGLAMLFVAGAAALALPLWAGALIAAGVAFVLAAVLGAIAWTKLPRKPMRHTLERLSMDLDELRQHMELSRH, from the coding sequence GTGGAGAGCTGGAAGATGCCCGAGAAGGACCTGTCGACGAACGAGCTCGTCCGGCGGGCGATGAGCGAGGCGCGGCTGTTGGCGAAGGCGGAGCTGCTCCACGCGAAGGTGGAGCTCGCGCAGGAGGTGCGGGCGGCACGCGCCTCGGGCGTATTCGTGGGTGGTGGCGCGGCGCTCGCGCTGGTGGGGCTGGCCATGCTCTTCGTCGCGGGCGCGGCGGCGCTCGCGTTGCCCTTGTGGGCCGGTGCGCTCATCGCGGCGGGCGTGGCCTTCGTGCTCGCGGCGGTGCTCGGCGCCATCGCCTGGACGAAGCTGCCCCGCAAGCCCATGCGCCACACCCTGGAGCGGCTGTCGATGGACCTCGACGAGCTCCGCCAGCACATGGAGCTCTCCCGGCACTGA
- a CDS encoding TIGR02265 family protein produces MNGVSEALQAVPSEAELEVEHRLAQVTPRDTMRGMFFRSVKEAMFALRGQGAMEECLAECGGVRSFVDLFAYPAEDFLRMARRAALMMQGPAGGFEQSMRMLGYMGTAVFLGSQVGKAMQVLISGTPKRVIEYLPMAYKVTTPAGGTCSVMFPGHTRAIVTFERDFLPRPYVEGSLEAHLKQAGARSARIVGRMTGPVSCEYELSWDF; encoded by the coding sequence ATGAACGGCGTCAGCGAAGCGCTACAGGCGGTGCCCTCCGAGGCCGAGCTCGAGGTCGAGCACCGGCTGGCCCAGGTGACCCCGCGGGACACCATGCGCGGCATGTTCTTCCGCAGCGTGAAGGAGGCGATGTTCGCGCTGCGGGGCCAGGGAGCCATGGAGGAGTGCCTGGCGGAGTGCGGCGGGGTGCGCTCCTTCGTGGATCTGTTCGCCTACCCGGCCGAGGACTTCCTGCGGATGGCCCGGCGGGCCGCGTTGATGATGCAGGGGCCGGCGGGAGGCTTCGAGCAGTCGATGCGGATGCTGGGGTACATGGGGACGGCGGTGTTCCTGGGCAGCCAGGTGGGCAAGGCGATGCAGGTGCTCATCTCGGGCACGCCCAAGCGCGTCATCGAGTACCTGCCCATGGCCTACAAGGTGACGACGCCGGCGGGAGGCACCTGCTCGGTGATGTTCCCGGGGCATACGCGGGCCATCGTCACCTTCGAGCGCGACTTCCTGCCGAGGCCCTATGTGGAGGGCTCGCTGGAGGCGCACCTGAAGCAGGCCGGTGCACGCTCGGCGCGCATCGTCGGGCGGATGACGGGTCCGGTGAGCTGCGAGTACGAGCTGAGCTGGGACTTCTGA
- the mak gene encoding fructokinase — MRIGIDLGGTKIEALALGDDGRELGRHRVPTPRDDYEGTLQTIARLCERLERQTGQRGSVGVGIPGTLSSRTGLVKNANSVWLNGRPLDRDLARVLERPVRLANDANCLAVSEASDGAAAGEAVVFAAILGTGTGAGVALGGRPHVGRNGVGGEWGHNPLPWATPEETPGPDCYCGKRGCLETWVSGTGFENDYARLTGTRLPGPDIAARAEAGEPAAVTVLQRYADRLARGLAHVIDILDPEVIVLGGGMSNVSALYRLVPEQWARWVFGAEVDTPLRPALHGDSSGVRGAAWLWRPGEAEETAGR, encoded by the coding sequence GTGCGCATCGGCATCGACCTCGGTGGAACCAAGATCGAGGCGCTCGCCCTCGGCGACGACGGACGCGAGCTGGGACGCCACCGCGTGCCCACCCCGCGAGATGATTACGAAGGAACACTCCAGACCATCGCCCGCCTGTGCGAGCGGTTGGAACGACAGACGGGCCAGCGCGGCAGCGTGGGCGTGGGCATTCCAGGCACCCTTTCCTCGCGCACCGGACTCGTGAAGAACGCCAACTCGGTGTGGCTCAACGGACGGCCCCTGGACCGGGACCTCGCGCGAGTGCTGGAGCGCCCCGTGCGTCTGGCCAATGACGCCAACTGTCTGGCCGTGTCCGAGGCCAGCGACGGCGCCGCCGCGGGCGAGGCCGTGGTGTTCGCCGCCATCCTGGGCACGGGGACGGGCGCGGGCGTGGCGCTCGGTGGACGGCCGCATGTGGGCCGCAATGGCGTGGGCGGCGAGTGGGGACACAACCCGCTGCCCTGGGCGACGCCGGAGGAGACTCCCGGCCCGGACTGCTATTGCGGCAAGCGCGGCTGCCTGGAGACGTGGGTGTCCGGCACCGGCTTCGAGAACGACTACGCGCGCCTCACGGGCACCCGCCTCCCGGGGCCGGACATCGCCGCGCGCGCCGAGGCCGGTGAGCCCGCGGCCGTCACGGTGCTCCAGCGCTACGCGGACCGGCTGGCGCGCGGACTGGCGCACGTCATCGACATCCTGGATCCAGAGGTCATCGTCCTGGGCGGCGGCATGTCCAACGTCTCCGCGCTGTACCGGCTGGTGCCGGAGCAGTGGGCCCGCTGGGTCTTCGGCGCCGAGGTGGACACGCCCCTGCGCCCCGCCCTGCACGGCGACTCGAGCGGCGTCCGGGGAGCCGCCTGGCTGTGGCGGCCCGGCGAGGCCGAGGAGACGGCCGGGAGGTGA